In Marinicauda algicola, one DNA window encodes the following:
- a CDS encoding FAD-binding oxidoreductase has protein sequence MTQAIDLLAPLTHTLDAKAFSTDPGEIGPHARDWRGQIAGSAPVLFKPSTLEEVKRIVTYCNERSIALLPQGGNTGLVGGSTPQGEALISLKRMNRITKLDPENDSITVEAGTILTTVQEAAAEAGRLFPLSLGSEGSAMIGGLISTNAGGVHVLRYGMMRDLVLGLEVVLPDGRVICDLAGLRKNNTGYDLKQLFIGAEGTLGVITAATLKLFARPASRAVAIAAVDSPSAAVSLLSLVKERTGGSVAAFELMAKSAIDFALEHVPDLRQPLADPTPWSVLVEVTSGERDRAEVLMESALEAAFEAGLVRDGAIAQSQAQAEEFWRLRESIPEGEKAHGKAAKHDVSVPVSQMAAFMEEATSRAEALVEGSMVVAFGHVGDGNVHFNLARRQAGAGQDFLERARPATKLIYDLVDKYGGSISAEHGIGILKQAELAARKPVEVALMREIKRAIDPNGIMNPRVLLPAD, from the coding sequence ATGACCCAGGCCATCGATCTACTCGCCCCGCTCACCCATACGCTCGACGCGAAGGCCTTCTCGACCGATCCCGGCGAGATCGGCCCGCATGCCCGCGACTGGCGCGGCCAGATCGCCGGCTCGGCACCGGTGCTGTTCAAGCCCTCCACGCTGGAGGAGGTCAAGCGCATCGTCACCTATTGCAACGAGCGCTCCATCGCGCTGCTGCCTCAGGGCGGCAATACGGGGCTGGTGGGCGGTTCCACCCCGCAGGGCGAGGCCCTGATCTCGCTGAAGCGCATGAACCGGATCACGAAGCTCGACCCGGAGAACGATTCCATCACGGTGGAGGCGGGCACCATCCTGACGACCGTGCAGGAGGCGGCCGCCGAGGCCGGCCGGCTCTTTCCGCTCTCGCTCGGCTCGGAGGGCTCGGCGATGATCGGCGGACTGATCTCCACCAATGCCGGCGGCGTCCACGTCCTGCGCTACGGCATGATGCGCGATCTCGTGCTCGGCCTCGAAGTCGTGCTGCCCGACGGTCGGGTGATCTGCGACCTGGCCGGGCTGAGGAAGAACAATACCGGTTACGATCTCAAGCAGCTCTTCATCGGCGCGGAAGGCACGCTCGGCGTGATCACGGCTGCGACGCTGAAGCTCTTTGCCCGACCGGCTTCGCGCGCGGTCGCGATCGCGGCGGTGGACAGCCCGAGCGCGGCGGTCTCGCTGCTCTCGCTCGTCAAGGAGAGGACGGGCGGATCGGTCGCCGCCTTCGAGCTGATGGCGAAGAGCGCCATCGACTTCGCACTCGAACACGTGCCGGACCTGCGCCAGCCGCTCGCCGACCCCACGCCCTGGAGCGTCCTCGTGGAGGTGACGTCCGGCGAGCGCGACCGCGCGGAGGTGCTGATGGAAAGCGCGCTGGAAGCCGCGTTCGAGGCCGGGCTCGTGCGCGATGGCGCGATCGCGCAGTCGCAAGCCCAGGCCGAGGAGTTCTGGCGCCTGCGCGAGAGCATTCCCGAAGGCGAGAAGGCCCACGGCAAGGCGGCCAAGCACGACGTCTCGGTGCCGGTCTCCCAAATGGCCGCCTTCATGGAAGAGGCGACATCCAGGGCCGAGGCCCTGGTGGAAGGCTCGATGGTCGTCGCCTTCGGACATGTCGGGGACGGCAATGTCCACTTCAATCTCGCCCGGAGGCAGGCCGGCGCGGGCCAGGACTTCCTCGAGCGCGCGCGTCCGGCGACGAAGCTGATCTACGACCTCGTCGACAAGTATGGCGGCTCGATCTCGGCCGAGCACGGCATTGGCATCCTGAAACAGGCCGAGCTGGCCGCGCGCAAGCCGGTCGAGGTCGCCCTGATGCGCGAGATCAAGCGCGCGATCGACCCGAACGGGATCATGAACCCGCGCGTGCTGCTGCCCGCGGATTAG
- a CDS encoding YceI family protein: protein MRIFAAAAFAGAVLGFPAAAQDWQLDANTSSVRFEATAFGNVVSGAFEDFEAEITLDPDDLSGASIEARVRTASLDGLSSSDIRQNLRGESGLDVDGHPQARFVSHEITRTEAGYEAAGELTIKGHTSEITLPFTLEISDGRAVADGRFTIDRTTFDVGSGWGEVDEQVTVIVHIEADAAG from the coding sequence ATGCGCATCTTCGCCGCCGCCGCCTTTGCCGGCGCCGTCCTCGGCTTCCCCGCCGCCGCCCAGGACTGGCAGCTCGACGCGAACACGTCCTCGGTGAGGTTCGAGGCGACCGCCTTCGGCAATGTCGTGTCCGGCGCGTTCGAGGATTTCGAGGCCGAGATCACGCTCGATCCGGACGACCTTTCGGGGGCCTCGATCGAGGCGCGCGTGCGCACCGCGTCCCTGGACGGACTCTCGAGTTCGGACATTCGCCAGAACCTTCGCGGGGAGAGCGGGCTCGATGTCGACGGCCACCCGCAGGCCCGCTTCGTCTCGCACGAGATCACGCGCACCGAGGCGGGCTATGAGGCCGCGGGCGAGCTGACGATCAAGGGGCATACGAGCGAGATCACCTTGCCCTTCACCCTGGAAATCTCCGACGGGCGTGCGGTCGCCGACGGGCGTTTCACCATCGACCGCACGACCTTCGATGTCGGCTCCGGCTGGGGGGAGGTCGACGAGCAGGTCACGGTGATCGTGCACATCGAGGCCGACGCGGCCGGCTAG
- a CDS encoding GNAT family N-acetyltransferase, translating to MHIGLDDPLKPDVAGLLEAHGRFTAEHSPPGTCHRLDAHGLARPEITFWTARDETGAVLGCIALKALGEGRGEIKSMHVAADRRGKGVARALVQAVIEEARGRGYTWLGLETGRSDGFAPSRALYARMGFEPCPPFGDYLPETFSYCMSRTL from the coding sequence GTGCACATAGGTCTCGACGATCCGCTGAAGCCCGATGTGGCCGGCCTTCTGGAGGCCCATGGCCGGTTCACCGCCGAACACTCGCCGCCGGGCACGTGCCATCGCCTGGACGCGCACGGCCTCGCCCGGCCCGAAATCACCTTCTGGACCGCCCGCGACGAGACGGGCGCGGTGCTGGGCTGCATCGCGCTGAAGGCGCTCGGCGAGGGACGCGGCGAGATCAAGTCGATGCACGTGGCGGCCGATCGGCGCGGCAAGGGCGTGGCCCGCGCGCTCGTTCAGGCCGTCATCGAGGAGGCACGCGGTCGCGGCTATACATGGCTCGGCCTGGAGACCGGACGCTCGGACGGGTTCGCGCCCTCGCGCGCGCTCTATGCGCGGATGGGATTTGAACCCTGCCCGCCGTTCGGCGATTACCTTCCCGAGACGTTCAGCTATTGCATGAGCCGGACGCTGTAA
- a CDS encoding GrlR family regulatory protein: protein MKDGLYIAHFRTPLDEGAGVIVISAGRVLGGDSGMYYSGHVSGEDDRIAVEMTVRKHNETAQSVFGDFETFKLTLTGRERAGIYEFQGRADAAPSMKFTATLEPAEL from the coding sequence ATGAAGGACGGTCTCTACATCGCGCATTTCCGGACCCCGCTCGACGAGGGGGCCGGCGTGATCGTGATCTCGGCCGGGCGCGTGCTCGGCGGGGATAGCGGGATGTATTACTCCGGCCATGTCTCGGGCGAGGACGACCGCATCGCGGTGGAAATGACCGTGCGCAAGCACAACGAGACCGCCCAGTCGGTATTCGGCGATTTCGAGACGTTCAAGCTCACCCTCACGGGCCGGGAACGGGCGGGCATCTACGAGTTCCAGGGCCGGGCCGACGCCGCCCCGTCGATGAAGTTCACCGCGACGCTGGAGCCGGCCGAACTCTGA
- a CDS encoding pseudouridine synthase, translating to MTENSNSETEGERIAKYLAHAGIASRREAEKLIEAGRVAVNGKTLKTPAFKVTPGDEITLDGEPVAGRPPTRLWRHHKPEGRLTTHKDPEGRETVFEHLPREIGRVISIGRLDLNSEGLLLLTNDGELARILELPATGWTRRYRVRAFGDVTEAQLEKLKHGTTVEGVQYGPIEATIDRRTGANIWLTLSLKEGKNREVRKVLASLGLQVNRLMRLAYGPFQLGALEKGETEEIKLSVLRDQLGKLYPLDPDGYPVGSGHVAGPEKTGTAKARPRPVRPGGTRHAAPGRPHKAQAAGAGPKRTAKPGPSASPGKSKPEPAHPGKGGPRTGPKPNANRRRRP from the coding sequence ATGACCGAGAATTCCAACAGCGAGACCGAGGGCGAACGCATCGCCAAGTATCTCGCCCATGCCGGCATCGCCTCGCGCCGCGAGGCGGAAAAGCTGATCGAGGCCGGGCGCGTGGCGGTCAACGGCAAGACGCTGAAAACCCCCGCCTTCAAGGTGACGCCGGGCGACGAGATCACGCTCGACGGCGAACCGGTGGCGGGCCGCCCCCCGACCCGGCTGTGGCGCCATCACAAGCCGGAAGGCCGGCTGACCACCCACAAGGACCCGGAAGGGCGCGAGACGGTGTTCGAGCACCTGCCCAGGGAGATCGGCCGGGTGATCTCGATCGGCCGGCTCGACCTCAATTCCGAAGGCCTGCTGCTGCTGACCAATGACGGCGAACTCGCGCGCATCCTGGAACTGCCCGCCACCGGCTGGACGCGGCGCTACCGCGTGCGCGCCTTCGGCGACGTCACCGAGGCCCAGCTGGAAAAGCTGAAACACGGCACCACGGTGGAGGGCGTGCAGTACGGTCCGATCGAGGCCACGATCGACCGGCGCACGGGGGCCAATATCTGGCTCACGCTCAGCCTGAAGGAAGGCAAGAACCGCGAGGTGAGGAAGGTGCTCGCCTCGCTCGGGCTTCAGGTGAACCGGCTGATGCGCCTGGCCTACGGGCCGTTCCAGCTCGGCGCGCTGGAGAAGGGCGAGACCGAGGAGATCAAGCTCTCGGTCCTGCGCGACCAGCTCGGCAAGCTCTACCCGCTCGATCCCGACGGCTATCCGGTCGGGTCCGGCCATGTGGCGGGCCCTGAAAAGACCGGCACGGCGAAGGCCAGGCCCAGGCCGGTGCGTCCCGGCGGGACGCGGCACGCCGCGCCGGGCCGGCCGCACAAGGCGCAGGCGGCCGGAGCGGGACCGAAGCGCACGGCCAAGCCGGGCCCGAGCGCCTCGCCCGGAAAGTCGAAGCCCGAACCCGCCCATCCGGGAAAGGGCGGACCCAGGACAGGACCGAAACCGAATGCGAATCGTCGCCGGCGCCCATAA
- a CDS encoding SRPBCC family protein, which produces MTCIRLETRLDCPPETAARLVMDPQTMRHVASPLAVMEPVDPPEWPARWQERVYTVRLKILGLVPAGRQRIDIRLGEQHAEAGAHAFVLHDAGGGDLMTRWDHWIFATAHEDGGTRYVDRVEVGAGWLTPLSGLMTRAFFAWRQHRLRALAAKA; this is translated from the coding sequence ATGACGTGCATCAGGCTCGAAACCCGGCTCGATTGCCCGCCCGAGACGGCGGCGCGCCTGGTGATGGATCCGCAGACCATGCGCCATGTCGCCAGCCCGCTCGCGGTCATGGAGCCGGTCGATCCGCCCGAATGGCCCGCGCGCTGGCAGGAGCGGGTCTACACGGTGCGGCTGAAGATCCTGGGCCTGGTCCCGGCAGGCCGTCAGCGCATCGACATCCGTCTCGGCGAGCAGCATGCGGAAGCCGGTGCGCACGCCTTCGTCCTGCACGATGCCGGCGGAGGCGATCTCATGACCCGCTGGGATCACTGGATCTTCGCCACGGCGCACGAGGATGGCGGCACGCGCTATGTCGACCGGGTCGAGGTCGGCGCGGGCTGGCTCACCCCGCTCTCGGGCCTGATGACGCGCGCCTTCTTCGCCTGGCGCCAGCACAGGCTGAGGGCGCTGGCGGCAAAGGCCTAG
- a CDS encoding GNAT family N-acetyltransferase, whose product MNLAPRLIENEFVRLEPLDARHREALRPLADDKSLWTQSVMRADGRYFDAWFEAMLGAHESGAQISHAVFDKLSGGFAGHTAYLAIQPAHARVEIGWTWYAAKFHRTHVNPACKHLLMENAFGAGAERVELKTGSQNLRSQGAMTKMGATREGVLRSHTLTWTGERRDTVYFSVLEREWPYVKAGLETRLSRVAMPCT is encoded by the coding sequence ATGAACCTCGCCCCCCGCCTCATCGAAAACGAATTCGTCCGCCTCGAACCCCTCGACGCGCGTCACCGCGAGGCGCTGCGCCCGCTCGCCGACGACAAGAGCCTGTGGACCCAGAGCGTGATGCGCGCCGACGGGCGGTATTTCGACGCCTGGTTCGAGGCGATGCTCGGCGCCCACGAGAGCGGCGCGCAGATCAGCCACGCGGTGTTCGACAAGCTGTCGGGGGGCTTTGCCGGCCACACGGCCTATCTCGCGATCCAGCCCGCCCATGCGCGCGTCGAGATCGGCTGGACCTGGTACGCCGCGAAATTCCACCGCACCCACGTCAACCCGGCCTGCAAGCACCTCCTGATGGAGAATGCCTTCGGCGCCGGCGCCGAGCGCGTCGAGCTGAAGACCGGCTCGCAAAACCTCAGGAGCCAGGGCGCGATGACCAAGATGGGCGCGACGCGCGAGGGCGTGCTGCGTTCCCACACCCTCACCTGGACGGGCGAGCGGCGCGACACGGTGTATTTCTCCGTGCTGGAGCGCGAATGGCCCTATGTGAAGGCCGGGCTGGAAACGCGCCTGTCGCGCGTGGCGATGCCGTGCACATAG
- a CDS encoding acyl-CoA dehydrogenase family protein, giving the protein MNFEYSDTCKEYLKRVRAFMDAYVYPNEKTYAEQLAAMGGNRWQVVPVIEELKEKAKAEGLWNLFLPDSEEGAGLSNADYAPLAEEMGRVGWASEVFNCSAPDTGNMEVLARYGTKEQQDTWLRPLLDGRIRSAFLMTEPAVASSDATNIECSIKREGDEYVINGRKWWSSGAGDPRCAVYIVMGKSDPDAETYRQQSMILVPADADGIRIVRHLPVFGYDDAPHGHMEIVLDNVRVPASNMLLGEGRGFEIAQGRLGPGRIHHCMRTIGAAERALELMVKRLMSREAFGKPVIKHSIWEHRIARARIDIEQSRLLTLKAAWMMDTVGNKAARGEIAMIKVAAPNMALSVIDDAIQAHGGAGVSADTPLAYTYAGIRTLRLADGPDEVHERTIARLEMKRWLNEG; this is encoded by the coding sequence ATGAATTTCGAGTATTCCGATACGTGCAAGGAGTATCTGAAGCGCGTGCGCGCCTTCATGGACGCCTATGTCTATCCCAACGAGAAGACCTATGCCGAGCAGCTCGCCGCCATGGGCGGGAATCGCTGGCAGGTCGTGCCGGTCATCGAGGAGCTGAAGGAGAAGGCGAAGGCCGAGGGGCTGTGGAACCTCTTCCTGCCGGACTCCGAGGAGGGCGCCGGACTGTCGAACGCCGACTACGCCCCGCTCGCCGAGGAGATGGGCCGGGTCGGCTGGGCCAGCGAGGTCTTCAACTGCTCCGCGCCCGACACCGGCAACATGGAAGTGCTCGCCCGCTACGGCACCAAGGAGCAGCAGGACACGTGGCTGCGCCCGCTGCTCGACGGCAGGATTCGCTCCGCCTTCCTGATGACCGAACCGGCCGTGGCATCCTCCGACGCCACCAATATCGAGTGCTCGATCAAGCGCGAGGGCGACGAGTACGTCATCAACGGGCGCAAGTGGTGGAGCTCGGGCGCCGGCGACCCGCGCTGCGCGGTCTATATCGTGATGGGCAAGTCCGATCCGGACGCGGAGACCTATCGACAGCAGTCCATGATCCTCGTCCCGGCCGATGCGGACGGGATCAGGATCGTGCGCCATCTTCCCGTGTTCGGCTATGACGACGCCCCGCACGGGCACATGGAGATCGTGCTCGATAACGTGCGGGTCCCGGCGAGCAACATGTTGCTCGGCGAGGGGCGCGGCTTCGAGATCGCCCAGGGCCGCCTCGGGCCGGGCCGCATCCATCACTGCATGAGGACGATCGGTGCGGCCGAGCGCGCACTCGAACTCATGGTCAAGCGCCTGATGAGCCGGGAGGCCTTCGGCAAGCCGGTCATCAAGCACTCCATCTGGGAGCACCGCATCGCGCGCGCCCGCATCGATATCGAGCAGTCGCGCCTGCTGACCCTGAAGGCCGCCTGGATGATGGACACGGTCGGCAACAAGGCCGCACGCGGCGAGATCGCCATGATCAAGGTGGCCGCCCCGAACATGGCCCTCTCGGTCATCGACGACGCCATCCAGGCCCATGGCGGGGCCGGGGTGAGTGCCGATACCCCGCTTGCCTATACCTATGCCGGCATCCGCACGCTGCGCCTCGCGGACGGTCCCGACGAGGTGCACGAGCGCACCATCGCGCGGCTGGAAATGAAGCGCTGGCTGAACGAGGGATAG
- the rsmD gene encoding 16S rRNA (guanine(966)-N(2))-methyltransferase RsmD, which translates to MRIVAGAHKGRPLSAPAGRTTRPTSDRAREAIFNKLAHAPWGEGVADKRVIDLFAGSGALGLEAMSRGAAFCLFVETDAAARGAIRENVEALGLYGNTRIHRRDATALGVKPAGVGAPFDLVFLDPPYGKGLGEKALANLLAGGWVAPDALAVFEVGEKEDPQVDGWARLDEGQYGAARVVFLKPEG; encoded by the coding sequence ATGCGAATCGTCGCCGGCGCCCATAAGGGCCGGCCTCTGAGCGCACCGGCGGGCCGGACGACGCGTCCGACCTCGGACCGGGCGCGCGAGGCCATCTTCAACAAGCTCGCCCACGCGCCCTGGGGAGAGGGGGTGGCGGACAAGCGCGTCATCGACCTGTTCGCGGGATCGGGCGCGCTGGGCCTGGAGGCGATGAGCCGGGGCGCGGCCTTCTGCCTGTTCGTGGAAACCGACGCGGCCGCGCGCGGCGCGATCCGGGAGAATGTCGAGGCGCTGGGGCTCTACGGCAATACCCGCATCCACCGGCGCGACGCGACGGCCCTGGGCGTCAAGCCGGCCGGGGTCGGCGCGCCCTTCGATCTGGTCTTCCTCGATCCGCCCTACGGCAAGGGGCTGGGCGAGAAGGCGCTCGCCAACCTCCTTGCCGGTGGCTGGGTGGCGCCGGACGCCCTGGCCGTGTTCGAGGTCGGCGAGAAAGAGGATCCGCAGGTGGACGGCTGGGCGCGCCTCGACGAGGGGCAATACGGCGCGGCGCGCGTGGTGTTCCTGAAACCGGAAGGCTAG
- a CDS encoding L-threonylcarbamoyladenylate synthase encodes MTADVLDAADPAALDRAADLLRAGDLVAVPTETVYGLAADATDSAAVARIYEAKGRPRFNPLIAHVDGLERAERLVELSPLARRLAQAFWPGPLTIVAPVKPDAGISDLVTAGLDTLAVRWPDAPAMTGLVARLDRPLAAPSANRSGEVSPTTAAHVAEGLGQAVALILDAGPCRVGLESTIVAVEGERAALLRPGGIARADIEAIAGRLEAPASIPGAPRSPGQLASHYAPKAKLRLNALRPEPGEGYLAFGPDAPDHETVINLSPSGDLAEAAARLFAALRALDARVDRIAAAPIPDTGLGEAINDRLRRAAAGK; translated from the coding sequence ATGACCGCAGATGTCCTCGACGCCGCCGATCCCGCCGCGCTCGACCGCGCCGCAGACCTGCTGCGCGCCGGAGATCTCGTCGCCGTGCCGACCGAGACGGTCTACGGCCTCGCCGCCGATGCTACCGACAGCGCGGCCGTCGCGCGCATCTACGAGGCCAAGGGCCGGCCGCGCTTCAACCCGCTCATCGCCCACGTGGACGGGCTGGAGCGCGCCGAGCGGCTCGTCGAGCTCTCGCCGCTCGCCCGCCGCCTCGCGCAGGCGTTCTGGCCCGGCCCGCTGACGATCGTCGCGCCGGTGAAGCCCGACGCCGGCATCAGCGATCTCGTCACCGCCGGGCTCGACACGCTCGCGGTGCGCTGGCCCGACGCTCCGGCCATGACGGGCCTCGTCGCGCGCCTCGACCGACCGCTCGCGGCGCCGAGCGCGAATCGCTCCGGCGAGGTCAGCCCCACCACGGCCGCCCATGTCGCCGAGGGCCTCGGGCAGGCAGTGGCCCTGATCCTGGATGCCGGCCCGTGCCGGGTCGGGCTGGAAAGCACGATCGTCGCGGTGGAGGGCGAGCGCGCGGCGCTGCTGCGTCCCGGCGGCATCGCCCGGGCCGATATCGAGGCGATCGCGGGCAGGCTCGAGGCCCCGGCCTCGATCCCCGGCGCGCCGCGTTCGCCCGGCCAGCTCGCCAGCCATTACGCCCCGAAGGCGAAACTGCGCCTGAATGCGCTGCGTCCCGAGCCCGGCGAGGGCTATCTCGCGTTCGGCCCCGATGCGCCCGATCACGAAACCGTGATCAATCTCTCCCCGAGCGGCGATCTCGCGGAGGCGGCGGCGCGACTCTTCGCCGCCTTGCGCGCGCTCGATGCAAGGGTGGACCGCATCGCCGCAGCCCCGATCCCCGATACCGGCCTCGGAGAGGCAATAAATGACAGGTTGCGTCGCGCCGCAGCTGGCAAGTAA
- a CDS encoding nitrate- and nitrite sensing domain-containing protein has translation MATSSTDGTASPRFCGMAIWVVGGFAAVLAFILAFNVLNEMARADRANAAVETIALSNILLDDLARERSEAIYLTAAPAAGLADFTERMAATDATMASLGASPLFASGALTGRQRAIADRAVAAAGQLHALRAQVLSREAATIETAQEYTELTDIVIASMGDMFDALNGEPTAFSAEFAALARLQDRVSLESGIGYAGFALRGMDDPLNAVFDGAIARQRDERAAFLSVAGEARLAELDAVLALTGGPELARVRANLQQGAAPDPGLRPVWSDIMLARVSDLALERNRFARERLEALAAASHEPLRHAIVRAIAAFAALGLAFAAVRLAFMFTARRQRLLGSARAPAG, from the coding sequence ATGGCGACATCGAGCACGGACGGGACCGCCTCGCCGCGCTTCTGCGGCATGGCGATCTGGGTCGTAGGCGGCTTTGCCGCGGTGCTCGCCTTCATCCTTGCCTTCAACGTCCTGAACGAGATGGCGCGGGCGGATCGGGCCAATGCGGCCGTCGAGACGATCGCGCTCAGCAATATCCTGCTCGACGATCTCGCGCGCGAGCGCAGCGAGGCGATCTATCTCACGGCCGCACCCGCGGCCGGGCTTGCCGACTTCACCGAGCGCATGGCCGCCACGGACGCGACGATGGCCTCGCTCGGAGCGAGCCCGCTCTTCGCCTCCGGGGCCCTGACCGGCCGCCAGCGCGCGATCGCCGACCGGGCCGTCGCTGCGGCCGGGCAGCTGCATGCATTGCGGGCCCAGGTCCTCTCGAGAGAGGCGGCCACGATCGAGACGGCTCAGGAGTATACCGAGCTGACTGACATCGTGATCGCCTCGATGGGCGACATGTTCGATGCGCTCAACGGCGAGCCGACCGCCTTCTCGGCCGAGTTCGCGGCGCTGGCGCGCCTGCAGGACCGGGTGAGCCTGGAAAGCGGTATCGGCTATGCCGGCTTCGCGCTCCGGGGCATGGACGATCCGCTCAACGCGGTGTTCGACGGCGCCATTGCGCGCCAGCGCGATGAACGCGCGGCATTCCTGAGCGTGGCCGGCGAGGCCCGGCTGGCCGAACTGGATGCGGTCCTCGCCCTGACCGGCGGGCCGGAGCTCGCCCGGGTGCGCGCCAACCTGCAGCAGGGTGCCGCGCCTGATCCGGGTCTGCGCCCGGTCTGGTCGGACATCATGCTGGCGCGCGTCTCCGACCTTGCGCTCGAACGCAACCGCTTTGCCCGCGAGCGCCTCGAGGCGCTCGCTGCGGCCAGTCACGAGCCCCTGCGCCACGCCATCGTGCGCGCCATCGCCGCCTTTGCCGCGCTCGGTCTCGCCTTCGCCGCGGTGCGGCTCGCCTTCATGTTCACCGCCCGGCGCCAGCGCCTGCTCGGGTCGGCGCGCGCGCCGGCGGGCTAG
- the tadA gene encoding tRNA adenosine(34) deaminase TadA, with the protein MNTERDERYMRRALALAQAAAEAGEAPVGAVIVDPATDTILAEGANAPIAGHDPSAHAEILALRHAARRLENYRLTGLELFVTLEPCAMCAGAISHARIARLVYGASDEKGGAVEHGPRFFEQKTCHWRPQVTGGVLAQESAALLREFFRARRKR; encoded by the coding sequence ATGAACACCGAACGCGACGAGCGCTATATGCGCCGCGCGCTTGCCCTCGCGCAAGCCGCGGCCGAAGCCGGCGAGGCCCCGGTCGGGGCGGTGATCGTCGATCCGGCCACGGACACGATCCTCGCCGAAGGCGCCAACGCGCCGATCGCCGGTCACGATCCGAGCGCGCATGCGGAAATCCTCGCCCTGCGCCACGCCGCGCGCCGGCTGGAGAACTACCGCCTCACCGGCCTCGAACTCTTCGTCACGCTGGAGCCCTGCGCCATGTGCGCCGGCGCGATCAGCCATGCCCGCATCGCCCGCCTGGTCTATGGCGCGAGCGACGAGAAGGGCGGCGCGGTCGAGCACGGCCCGCGCTTCTTCGAGCAGAAGACCTGCCACTGGCGCCCGCAGGTCACGGGCGGCGTGCTGGCGCAGGAGAGTGCGGCGCTGCTGCGGGAGTTCTTCCGGGCGCGGCGGAAACGCTAG
- a CDS encoding TSUP family transporter — translation MTALIILLATIATAMLSAVFGMAGGLILMGVLAALLPVASAMVVHGAVQSVSNGWRAVLLWRFLLWRTLAWYALGSILAAAALASVSLVLPRAWLFIVLGLVPAIVWVPKAWLHLDFTRASHAALSGLLVTGLNVVAGVAGPLLDVFAQNVEADRRAIVATKAATQVAAHAVKIAYYLPLVLAGDGLAISWWVLAAAVPLSVIGTTAGSRVLDAMSDVTFRNWTKRIVTVIGAVYVLRGVLLL, via the coding sequence ATGACCGCACTCATCATTCTTCTCGCCACGATCGCCACGGCCATGCTGTCGGCCGTGTTCGGCATGGCCGGCGGGCTCATCCTGATGGGCGTGCTCGCCGCCCTCCTCCCGGTCGCGAGCGCCATGGTCGTGCACGGCGCCGTGCAGAGCGTGTCCAATGGCTGGCGCGCGGTGCTGCTCTGGCGCTTCCTGCTGTGGCGGACGCTGGCCTGGTACGCGCTCGGCTCGATCCTCGCCGCCGCGGCGCTGGCCAGCGTCTCCCTCGTGCTGCCGCGCGCCTGGCTGTTCATCGTTCTGGGCCTGGTGCCGGCGATCGTGTGGGTCCCGAAGGCCTGGCTGCATCTCGATTTCACGCGGGCAAGCCATGCCGCGCTCAGCGGGCTGCTGGTCACCGGGCTCAACGTGGTCGCGGGCGTCGCCGGTCCGCTGCTCGACGTGTTCGCGCAGAACGTCGAAGCCGACCGGCGCGCGATCGTGGCGACCAAGGCCGCCACCCAGGTCGCCGCGCACGCGGTGAAGATCGCCTACTATCTGCCGCTCGTGCTCGCCGGGGACGGGCTCGCGATCTCCTGGTGGGTGCTCGCCGCGGCGGTCCCGCTCTCGGTGATCGGCACCACGGCGGGCTCGCGCGTGCTCGACGCGATGAGCGATGTGACCTTCCGCAACTGGACGAAACGCATCGTGACGGTGATCGGCGCGGTCTATGTGCTACGCGGTGTGCTGCTTCTCTAG